Proteins from a single region of bacterium:
- the fmt gene encoding methionyl-tRNA formyltransferase has translation MGTPRFAVPSLASLADSVDVTLVLCNPDRPAGRGRTMASSPVKEEAVLRGIPVFQPEKARHPDAVARIAAEAPDLIVVVAYGHILPKSILDIPRLGCINVHASLLPKYRGAAPINWAVARGETVTGVTIMRMDVGMDTGPILYVREMPIGEEDTAETMFSKLSILGAEALGEALRMLREGTLGETPQDAALATYAPMLKKEHGRIDWSRPAGEVRNLVRGMTPWPSAFALHAGKTLKVLSSAVAGESGAGGEPGEIVALGRDGVAVACGEGVLRLRVVQPEGGKAMDAWAYAHGRRVATGERLS, from the coding sequence ATGGGAACGCCGCGGTTTGCCGTCCCGTCCCTCGCGTCCCTCGCGGACTCCGTGGACGTGACCCTCGTCCTGTGCAACCCGGACCGGCCCGCGGGGCGCGGGCGGACGATGGCGTCGTCCCCGGTCAAGGAAGAGGCGGTTCTGCGCGGAATCCCGGTCTTCCAGCCGGAAAAGGCCCGGCATCCGGACGCCGTCGCCCGCATCGCCGCCGAGGCGCCCGACCTGATCGTCGTGGTGGCGTACGGCCACATCCTTCCGAAATCGATCCTCGACATCCCTCGTCTCGGGTGCATCAACGTGCACGCCTCCCTCCTACCGAAGTATCGCGGCGCGGCGCCGATCAATTGGGCGGTGGCCAGGGGGGAAACGGTGACGGGGGTCACCATCATGCGGATGGACGTGGGAATGGACACGGGGCCGATCCTGTACGTCCGGGAGATGCCGATCGGCGAAGAGGACACCGCGGAGACGATGTTTTCGAAGCTGTCGATCCTCGGGGCCGAGGCGCTGGGCGAGGCGTTGCGCATGCTGCGGGAGGGGACGCTCGGCGAGACGCCGCAGGACGCCGCCCTTGCGACGTACGCCCCGATGCTGAAGAAAGAACACGGCCGGATCGATTGGAGCCGCCCGGCGGGGGAGGTGCGCAACCTGGTCCGCGGGATGACGCCGTGGCCCTCCGCGTTCGCGCTTCACGCCGGGAAGACGCTCAAGGTCCTCTCGTCGGCCGTCGCCGGGGAATCCGGCGCGGGGGGGGAGCCCGGCGAGATCGTCGCCCTCGGGCGCGACGGGGTCGCGGTCGCCTGCGGGGAAGGAGTCCTCCGCCTTCGGGTCGTGCAGCCCGAGGGAGGGAAGGCGATGGACGCGTGGGCGTATGCCCATGGGCGGCGGGTGGCTACGGGGGAACGGCTATCGTAA
- a CDS encoding DUF4398 domain-containing protein, translating into MRSRKMRILWLPLLLGALAGCTGMTETRQAMETPRPSAMAARTRAVENARVALQAAKAAGCEFAAPFEYYMAEEYLQLAEHELGGGDKDGVVGFAEKSSAHSIKAIEIAKGEKR; encoded by the coding sequence ATGCGATCACGGAAGATGAGAATCCTGTGGCTCCCCTTGCTCCTCGGAGCGTTGGCAGGGTGCACGGGGATGACGGAAACGCGGCAGGCCATGGAAACTCCCCGTCCGTCGGCCATGGCGGCGAGGACCAGGGCGGTGGAGAATGCCCGGGTCGCCCTGCAGGCGGCGAAGGCCGCGGGTTGCGAGTTCGCCGCGCCTTTCGAGTATTACATGGCGGAGGAGTACCTCCAATTGGCGGAACACGAGTTGGGCGGCGGAGACAAGGACGGCGTCGTCGGGTTCGCAGAGAAATCGAGCGCTCACTCCATCAAGGCGATCGAAATCGCGAAAGGGGAAAAGAGATGA
- a CDS encoding GGDEF domain-containing protein — MTDILDKAGVSNPRVVLVARPLWPVLGRVGDLLSRRGYLVETAATWRALLEGPGTREELAAVLLGEYGATAEEEEILRRFRDEGGHGIPVFLVGGSCAVRGARRFLEAGADMVLAADLPEAEILDRALPVLAYGEMYRNAVLAGRELSDLAMRDGLTGLPDRRRFSLDLKRSTETARRIGRPLSCIVTDIDDLRRVNEAYGPVVGDSVIRQFGGVLSRAKRSYDTVARLGGDEFVWLLLGVGRDEALRAAERAQRLVSGSVFNGTHEPVRVTATFGVASLAPGGEWSAQALVENADRALYWGKESGKNMIRFYPPGKEGAVA; from the coding sequence GTGACCGATATCCTCGACAAAGCGGGGGTTTCCAATCCTCGCGTCGTTCTCGTCGCCCGTCCGTTATGGCCCGTCCTCGGGCGCGTAGGGGACCTGTTGTCCCGCCGCGGATACCTGGTGGAGACGGCCGCCACCTGGAGGGCGCTCCTCGAGGGGCCGGGAACGCGCGAGGAACTCGCCGCGGTCCTGCTCGGGGAATACGGCGCCACGGCGGAGGAAGAAGAGATCCTGCGGCGATTCCGGGACGAGGGCGGCCACGGGATTCCCGTGTTCCTGGTAGGTGGGAGTTGCGCGGTCCGGGGGGCTCGCCGATTCCTGGAGGCGGGAGCGGACATGGTGCTCGCCGCGGACCTTCCGGAAGCGGAGATCCTCGACCGTGCGCTGCCGGTCCTCGCGTACGGCGAGATGTATCGGAACGCCGTCCTCGCCGGCCGGGAGCTTTCGGACCTCGCCATGCGGGACGGACTGACCGGGTTGCCGGACCGGCGTCGTTTTTCCCTCGATCTCAAGCGTTCCACGGAGACCGCCCGCCGCATCGGGCGTCCCCTCTCCTGCATCGTAACCGATATCGACGATCTCCGGCGCGTCAACGAGGCGTACGGGCCGGTGGTGGGGGACAGCGTGATCCGGCAGTTCGGGGGGGTATTGAGCCGGGCGAAACGGAGTTACGACACCGTCGCCCGCCTTGGCGGCGACGAGTTCGTGTGGCTCCTGCTGGGAGTCGGCCGCGACGAGGCGTTGCGGGCCGCGGAGAGGGCCCAGCGCCTGGTTTCCGGGAGCGTCTTCAACGGGACGCACGAGCCGGTCCGCGTAACCGCCACCTTCGGCGTGGCGTCTCTCGCCCCGGGGGGGGAGTGGAGCGCGCAGGCCCTCGTGGAAAACGCCGACCGCGCCTTGTACTGGGGGAAGGAGAGCGGAAAGAACATGATCCGGTTCTACCCGCCGGGGAAGGAGGGTGCCGTTGCGTAG
- a CDS encoding sulfite exporter TauE/SafE family protein, translated as MPLSFLGFLAIGAATGAVSGMFGIGGGVFVIPAMVYLFGFDQKMATGTSLGMLLPPIGIAAFWQFYKADLVNVPAMLLLIVGFVAGSYLSAGYTIGLPQLFLKRAFGGLLIAMGVIYILTAR; from the coding sequence TTGCCCCTCTCCTTCCTCGGCTTTCTCGCGATCGGCGCGGCGACCGGCGCCGTGTCCGGCATGTTCGGGATCGGCGGCGGCGTCTTCGTCATCCCGGCGATGGTCTACCTGTTCGGATTCGACCAGAAGATGGCGACGGGAACGTCCCTGGGGATGCTCCTCCCCCCGATCGGCATCGCCGCCTTCTGGCAGTTCTACAAGGCGGATCTCGTGAACGTCCCCGCGATGCTGCTCCTCATCGTCGGATTCGTGGCCGGCTCGTACCTGTCCGCCGGGTACACGATCGGGCTGCCGCAGCTCTTCCTGAAGCGGGCGTTCGGGGGACTGTTGATCGCGATGGGGGTGATCTACATATTGACGGCGAGGTAG
- the def gene encoding peptide deformylase, whose protein sequence is MRREILVYPDPFLARKATPVASVGVRIRELVRDMFETMYAAEGVGLAAPQVGVGKRVIVLDVSPVDETIPPMALINPEIVERNGSATAVEGCLSVPGVQGEVCRAEIVEVSGLDAQGNPFRIRAGGILSRALQHEIDHLDGILFIDRLSSSAAVSAK, encoded by the coding sequence TTGCGTAGGGAGATCCTGGTCTACCCGGATCCGTTCCTCGCGCGGAAAGCGACGCCCGTGGCGTCGGTCGGCGTCCGGATCCGCGAACTCGTCCGCGACATGTTCGAGACGATGTACGCCGCCGAAGGGGTGGGGCTCGCCGCGCCCCAGGTGGGGGTTGGGAAGCGGGTCATCGTCCTCGACGTCTCCCCCGTGGACGAAACGATCCCTCCCATGGCCCTGATCAACCCCGAGATCGTCGAGCGGAACGGATCGGCCACGGCCGTCGAGGGGTGCCTGAGCGTCCCCGGGGTCCAGGGCGAGGTGTGCCGCGCCGAGATCGTCGAGGTGAGCGGCCTGGACGCGCAGGGAAACCCGTTTCGGATCCGGGCGGGCGGCATCCTCTCCCGCGCGCTGCAGCACGAGATCGACCACCTCGACGGGATCCTCTTCATCGATCGTCTTTCCTCCTCCGCGGCGGTCTCCGCGAAGTGA
- the rpe gene encoding ribulose-phosphate 3-epimerase, whose translation MEYYIAPSLLSADFGRLADEVRAVEKAGADLLHVDVMDGRFVPNITIGPPVVAAIRKAATAPLDVHLMIVEPERYVDDFAKAGADIITVHAEATPHLQRVVARIRELGKKAGVALNPSTSLSAVEWVLTDVDMVLLMSVNPGFGGQAFLPSTLGKIELLRSQLTRAGLDVDIQVDGGIKADNIGEVAAAGANVIVSGSGIFGTPDYGKTIALMKQNLRKAVGAKV comes from the coding sequence ATGGAATATTACATCGCTCCGTCGCTCCTGTCGGCGGACTTCGGACGCCTCGCCGACGAGGTCCGGGCGGTGGAGAAGGCGGGCGCCGACCTGCTACACGTCGACGTGATGGACGGCCGCTTCGTCCCGAACATCACCATCGGCCCGCCGGTCGTGGCGGCGATCCGGAAAGCGGCCACCGCTCCCCTGGACGTCCACCTGATGATCGTGGAGCCGGAGCGGTACGTCGACGACTTCGCGAAGGCGGGGGCCGACATCATCACCGTCCACGCCGAGGCGACCCCTCACCTCCAGCGCGTCGTCGCGCGCATCCGCGAGCTCGGGAAGAAGGCGGGTGTCGCCCTCAATCCCTCCACGTCGCTCTCCGCCGTGGAATGGGTCCTGACCGACGTGGACATGGTCCTCCTCATGAGCGTCAACCCGGGCTTCGGCGGCCAGGCGTTCCTGCCGTCCACGCTCGGGAAGATCGAGCTGCTCCGCTCCCAGCTCACCCGCGCGGGCCTCGACGTCGACATCCAGGTCGACGGCGGGATCAAGGCGGACAATATCGGCGAGGTGGCCGCCGCCGGGGCGAACGTGATCGTCTCCGGATCGGGGATCTTCGGGACCCCGGACTACGGGAAGACGATCGCCCTGATGAAGCAGAATCTCCGGAAAGCCGTCGGCGCGAAGGTATAG
- the rsmB gene encoding 16S rRNA (cytosine(967)-C(5))-methyltransferase RsmB, with amino-acid sequence MGVCPWAAGGYGGTAIVRDAAISVLARVDRDEAFADIVLDRALRDARFSDPRDRGLLTELVMGTLRRRGTIDYALLPFLSRPLESTDAYVRNALRVGAYQLFYTRIPDRAALNETVAAVKEARGGGAGGFVNAVLRGIVRAGKSPVLPPEGDPRRLPAEGSAPRDLVDALAASMGEAEMREYLAACLEKPPFAVRANPFRIAAEALAGRFAAEGKDPAPCRFATDGFVLGKPAPVFSDAAFLEGAYLVMDEGAQLIAPLLRPVPGDRILDACAAPGGKTTHLSALAGGKAEILAADVSAMRIRMLHEAVTRTGAPGIRTILHDLSRAPLTPSSGMFDKVLVDAPCTGMGVIRRNPDAKWRFRPDGPRRMARVQAAILRNAWEAVRRGGLLLYCTCSPLKEENEEVVGAFLAERPEAAVAARPDGWPGPGDAWTADGFLRLYPHRHGTDAFFAALLRKQ; translated from the coding sequence GTGGGCGTATGCCCATGGGCGGCGGGTGGCTACGGGGGAACGGCTATCGTAAGGGACGCGGCGATCTCGGTCCTGGCCCGGGTCGACCGCGACGAAGCTTTCGCCGACATCGTGCTCGACCGCGCGCTTCGCGATGCGCGCTTTTCCGATCCCCGCGACCGGGGGCTCCTGACGGAACTCGTGATGGGAACCTTGCGCCGGCGCGGCACGATCGATTACGCCCTTCTGCCGTTTCTTTCCCGTCCCCTCGAATCGACCGACGCGTACGTCCGAAACGCCCTGCGCGTAGGGGCGTATCAGCTCTTCTACACCCGGATTCCCGACCGCGCGGCGCTGAACGAAACGGTGGCGGCGGTCAAGGAGGCCCGCGGCGGCGGCGCGGGCGGGTTCGTCAACGCGGTGCTGCGCGGGATCGTCCGCGCGGGGAAGAGTCCGGTGCTTCCCCCGGAGGGAGACCCCCGCCGGCTTCCGGCGGAGGGATCGGCCCCCCGGGATCTTGTCGACGCGCTCGCGGCGTCGATGGGAGAGGCGGAGATGCGGGAGTATCTCGCCGCGTGCCTCGAAAAACCGCCCTTCGCGGTGCGCGCCAACCCGTTCCGAATCGCCGCGGAGGCGCTGGCCGGGCGGTTCGCCGCCGAAGGGAAGGACCCCGCCCCCTGCCGGTTCGCGACGGACGGATTCGTCCTCGGGAAGCCCGCCCCGGTTTTCTCGGACGCCGCGTTCCTCGAAGGGGCGTATCTCGTGATGGACGAGGGGGCGCAGCTGATCGCCCCGCTGCTTCGTCCCGTGCCGGGCGATCGGATCCTCGACGCCTGCGCCGCCCCGGGCGGGAAGACGACGCACCTGTCCGCCCTCGCCGGGGGGAAAGCGGAGATCCTCGCCGCGGACGTCTCCGCCATGCGGATCCGCATGCTTCACGAGGCGGTGACGCGGACCGGCGCGCCGGGGATCCGGACGATCCTCCACGACCTGTCCCGCGCTCCGCTTACCCCTTCCTCCGGGATGTTCGACAAGGTCCTGGTGGACGCGCCATGCACGGGGATGGGGGTGATCCGCCGGAACCCGGACGCCAAGTGGCGTTTCCGGCCGGACGGGCCGAGGCGGATGGCGCGGGTCCAGGCGGCGATCCTGCGGAACGCGTGGGAAGCCGTGCGCCGGGGCGGGCTCCTGCTCTACTGCACCTGTTCGCCGTTGAAGGAGGAGAACGAGGAGGTCGTCGGGGCGTTCCTCGCGGAGCGCCCGGAGGCGGCCGTGGCGGCCCGTCCCGACGGATGGCCTGGTCCCGGGGACGCCTGGACGGCGGACGGATTCCTGCGCCTGTACCCGCACCGGCACGGCACCGACGCCTTCTTCGCCGCGCTGTTGCGGAAGCAGTGA